One genomic region from Eublepharis macularius isolate TG4126 chromosome 18, MPM_Emac_v1.0, whole genome shotgun sequence encodes:
- the ANXA2 gene encoding annexin A2: protein MSTVHEILSKLTLEGDHAVAPSAYATIRSYPNFDADRDAMAIETAIKTKGVDEPTIVNILTNRSNEQRQDIAFAFQRRTKKELPAALKSALSGHLEAVILGLLKTPAQYDASELKGSMKGLGTDEETLIEIICSRTNQELNTINKVYKEMYKTELEKDIISDTSGDFRKLMVALAKGRRNEDHSVVDYELIDQDARDLYDAGVKRKGTDVPKWINIMTERSVPHLQKVFERYKSYSPYDMEESIKKEVKGDLENAFCNLVQCINNKQMYFANRLYDSMKGKGTKDKVLIRIMVSRSEVDMLKIKSEFKRKYGKSLYYFIQQDTKGDYQRALLNLCGGDD from the exons ATGTCGACTGTCCACGAAATATTAAGCAAGCTGACCCTAGAGGGGGAT CATGCTGTTGCTCCGAGCGCCTATGCCACCATCAGGTCATATCCGAACTTCGATGCGGATAGAGACGCTATGGCCATAGAAACAGCTATCAAGACCAAAG GCGTGGATGAGCCCACCATCGTCAACATTTTGACAAACCGCTCCAATGAGCAGCGGCAAGACATCGCCTTCGCCTTCCAGAGGAGAACTAAGAAG GAGCTGCCTGCGGCCTTGAAATCGGCCCTTTCTGGTCACCTGGAGGCTGTTATTCTGGGCCTCTTGAAAACGCCAGCCCAGTATGATGCCTCTGAATTGAAAGGTTCCATGAAG GGACTGGGGACGGACGAAGAGACGCTGATTGAGATAATCTGCTCACGGACCAACCAGGAGCTCAATACAATTAACAAAGTCTACAAAGAAA TGTACAAGACCGAGTTGGAAAAGGACATCATATCGGACACATCCGGCGATTTCCGCAAGCTGATGGTCGCCCTGGCCAAG ggaaggagaaatgAGGACCACTCAGTGGTTGACTACGAGCTGATTGACCAAGATGCTCGG GATCTCTATGATGCTGGGGTTAAGAGGAAGGGAACAGACGTTCCCAAGTGGATCAACATTATGACCGAAAGGAGCGTTCCCCACCTCCAGAAAG TGTTCGAGAGGTACAAGAGCTACAGTCCTTACGATATGGAGGAGAGCATCAAGAAGGAGGTCAAGGGAGATCTGGAAAACGCATTCTGTAATCTTG TTCAGTGCATTAACAACAAGCAGATGTACTTTGCCAACCGGCTGTACGATTCGATGAAG GGCAAAGGAACCAAGGATAAGGTGCTGATCCGGATCATGGTTTCCCGCAGTGAAGTTGATATGCTGAAAATCAAGAGTGAATTCAAGAGGAAATATGGAAAGTCCCTCTATTACTTCATCCAG CAAGACACAAAGGGAGATTATCAGAGGGCGCTACTGAACTTGTGCGGAGGAGATGACTGA